GCAATGCCATCGTTCCCGATGCTGCCGCGGAACATGCCGCTGGTGTTGAAACGCATCGCGAAGCGGCCTTGCGCATCCAGTACGATCAACCCGCCGTCGCCGCCGAGCGCGGCGACTTCCGCGAGTGTACGGTCGGCAGCCTCGGCGAGAGGAATTTGTTGCAACCGCACCTGCGCTGCCGTATTAAATGCCGCTGCGGTTTGGATGAACATTTCCCCGCTGCCGGTCGCGGAAACCGCCACCGAGCGATTGTCCGCGTAAGTGCCCGCGCCGATGATGGGTGAATCGCCGACGCGTCCGTAGCGCTTGTTGGTCAGTCCGCCGGTCGAAGTGCCCGCGGCGAGATTGCCGTAGCGGTCCAGTGCCACGGCGCCGACAGTGCCGTGTTTCTCATCACCATCAGGTAGCAGTGTGCCGGAGTCCATGTCGTGATCGCGCACCACCTGTTCTTTCGCGATGGCTTTTTGCAGCTGATCCCAGCGGTGCTGCGTGAAGAAATAGGCTGGATCGACAATTTCCAATCCGTGTTCAGCAGCAAAAGCCTCGGCGCCTCGGCCGATCAGCATCACATGCTTGCTTTGCGTCATCACCGCATGCGCGGCGCGGATCGGGTTGCGGATCGTGGTGACTCCGGCAATCGCGCCCGCCATGCGGGTGGCGCCGTCCATGATCGACGCATCCAGCTCGTTATGGCCTTCGTGACTGAACACCGCTCCTTTACCGGCATTGAACAGCGGTGAATCCTCCATCACCATGATTGCGGCAATCACCGCGTCGATACTGCTGCCGCCCGCTTTGAGCACGGCATGACCGGTGTTTAATGATTCCGAGAGCACTTGCCGGTAAGCCTGTTCGCGTTCTGCGGTCAGACGGTTGCGGTTGATCGCACCGGCGCCGCCATGAATGATGAGGCGGATGGATGCGTTAGATATTTGGGGTGTCATGCGCGGCAGGATTGAGACTGGCTCAGTCCGTTGTTTTCTATGGTATTCACGAGAGGTGCTGGCTGTTGCTATCGAATCCGGGTAGATTCCTCGTTCGCCATTTCCAATACATCGTTTGCCGTGAGCTGCCTGCTCATGTCGCCATCCCAGGTGGCATTGAACGGTAGGGTGTTTTGCACCAGCTTGGCGCGATCCAGATAAGCGTGCAGCGTCATTTCCGGTTGCGTGATCGGGATGGCGATGGCGCGCGGGTTGCGCGTGACTTCAGTGAGCAGAGTTTGGTTGACCTTGGCCTGACGCCGCGCATCGCGCTTACCTTTCGGTGTTGCGCGCACGGTGGTCAACGATTTCTTGAGCAGATTGGCGTGATTGCGTTTGTCGTCTTCCAGGATGGGATACGCTTGCAAATAAAGTTGATTGCCGCGCCAGCCCAGCAAGCGCGGTTGATTGACAATGCGGATCGGCGTGCCGACGGGGACATCGCGGTATATGCCGACGATGTCTTCCGGGTACATGCGCAGACAACCATGACTGCCGCGCAGGCCGATGCTCGGCGGTTTATCGGTGCCGTGAATGGCGTAGTTCGGCCAATCCAGTTTCAATACATGCGTGCCCATCGGATTATCCGGCCCGGGCGGCACCACGGCCGGTAACGGGTCGCCGTTTTTGGCGTGCTCGCGGCGGATCGAAGGTGTTGGAATCCAACTCGGATTTTCTATCTTCGAGGTGACGCGCGTCATTCCCTCGGGTGTTTTCCATTCCACCCGGCCGATGCCGACCGGATGCGTGATCACCCGTTGTGGCTTACCGGGTTTGGTCTTGGGGTAATAAAACAGCCGCATTGCAGCAAGATTGATCACAATGCCTTGGCGCGGCGCATCCGGCAGCACGAATTGCGTGGGAATGATGATCTCCGTGCCTGCTTTCGGCAGCCACGGATCGACGCCCGGATTTGCGCTGACGATTTCTTCGTAACCCAGATTGAAACGCCGCGCGATGTCGGACAGCGTGTCGTCTTTACCGGCGGTGACCACTTGCAAGGTGCCGACGACATCGTCGCGCGCGGAATCGAAACTGAATTCATGACTGGCGACCGGAATCGGCAAAGGCTTGACTACCGGCGCCGGTGCAGCCGTTTGTTGCGTCGGCAACGACTGACAGCCGCTCAGCAACAAAAGGCCGATGCAAAAGCCAAACACGAGGCCGTCACGGAGTGAATCTAAATTTTTTTTATTCATAGAATCAATAAGATCATAAAAATTCGACGTGACCGATGGCAAGCAATGTACAAGATTTCTCACGATGACACAACCATTAATCACGCTAAATCAGGGTATTTCCGCTGTCATTTAAAGTATCGAATGAGTGTCCGGAAATGTGTTGAGTTCTGACAGAACTGTAATTCGAAGTGGTGATTTTGAGTTGCCGCCTGCACATTTTTTGACCGGTAAAATCGAATGCCAGTATGATTGTCAGACAAAATAACGAGGCGGATCTGCGTAGTGTCATTCGTCATCGATTTAAAAATTTCGACCAATCAATTTTTATAAATATGGCCACTATCGGTTTTATCGGTCTCGGCATCATGGGCAAGCCCATGGCGGGGCATTTGATCAAAGGCGGGCACCGCTTGTTTTTGCACTCGCGCAGCGGTGTACCTGCCGACTTGGTTGAACTGGGCGGCAGCGCTTTGTCGTCGCCCAAAAAGGTTGCGCAGCATGCGGATTTGATTATTACCATGTTGCCGGATACGCCGGATGTGGAAAAGGTGCTGTTCGGCGAGGATGGTGTTATCGAGGGATTGCAAGCCGATCCTGGCCGGAGGCGGATCATTGTCGACATGAGTTCGATTTCGCCGCTGGCGACGCGCGAATTTGCCGCGCGGCTGGATGCGCTCGGGCATGACTACGCCGATGCGCCGGTTTCCGGGGGCGATGTGGGAGCGCGGAATGCCACGTTGACGATCATGGTGGGTGCGAGCACGGCGGTGTTCGAGACCATCAAACCGGTGCTGGAATTGATGGGGAAAACGGTGACGCATATCGGTGATGTTGGCGCCGGGCAGGTGTGCAAGGTTGCCAATCAGATCGTGGTGTCGTCGGCGATCGAGGCGGTGGCCGAGGCGTTGCTGTTCGCGTCCAAGGCCGGTGTCGATCCGGCCAAAGTGCGGCAAGCGTTGCTGGGTGGATTTGCCGCGTCGAAGGCATTGGAAGTGCACGGTCAGCGCATGATCGAACGGCGTTTCGAGCCGGGTTTTCGCATCGAATTGCATCACAAGGATTTGAACATCGCGTTGCAAAGCGCCGCCGAATTGGGCGTGAGCCTGCCGACTACGGCCGCGGTGCGCGAGTTGTTTTCCGCTTGTCTCGCGCACGGCGGCGCAACATGGGATAATTCCGCCATTGTCAAAATGCTGGAAAAACTCGCTAACCACGAAATTCAATAATATCCCGAATAATCGTATGTCTGCTCAAGAGTTTGTCAATCAACTGCGGTCTTTTTTGCCGCCCGACGCGGTTTTGCACGAAACCGAGGATTTAAAACCGTACGAATGCGACGGCTTGTCCGCCTACCGGCAATTGCCAATGATCGTGGTGCTGCCGCAAACGGAAGAACAAATAGTCAAGGTCTTGCAACTTTGCTACGCGGCTAAAATACCCGTGGTGGCGCGTGGCGCGGGTACCGGTTTATCGGGTGGCGCGCTGCCGCATGCGCAAGGTGTTTTGCTGTCACTAGCGAAACTGAAACAGATTGTCGCCATCGACCCGTTGGCGCGCACCGCGCGCGTGCAGCCCGGTGTGCGCAATCTGGCGATCAGCGAAGCGGCGGCACCGTATGGTTTGTATTACGCGCCCGATCCTTCGTCGCAAATTGCCTGCTCGATCGGCGGCAACGTCGCGGAAAATTCCGGCGGCGTGCATTGCCTGAAATATGGCCTGACCGTGCACAATATTCTCAAGCTGCGGGTGCTGACTATCGACGGCGAGTGCCTGGAAATTGGTGGTGATAGTTTGGACAGCGCGGGTTATGACTTGCTGGCCTTGATGACCGGCTCCGAGGGCATGCTCGGCATCGTCACGGAAATCACCGTCAAGCTGATTCCCAAACCGGAAAAGGCGCAATTGGTGATGGCAGCGTTCGACGATGTGCAGAAAGCGGGCAGTGCGGTGGCGAATGTCATCGGCGCGGGCATTATTCCCGCCGGTATGGAAATGATGGATAAGATTACGATCCATGCGGTAGAGGAATTTTTGCACGCCGGTTATGATTTGAATGCCGAGGCGATTTTGTTGTGCGAATCGGACGGCAGCACCGAGGAAGTGGCGGATGAAATCCGGCGGATTTATGCCATCATGCAGCAAAGCGGCGCGACCAACATCAGTACGTCGAATAATGAAGTCGAACGGCTTAAATTCTGGGCCGGCCGTAAAGCGGCATTTCCCGCGGCGGGCCGGGTTTCGCCGGATTATTA
The nucleotide sequence above comes from Gammaproteobacteria bacterium. Encoded proteins:
- a CDS encoding L,D-transpeptidase family protein, with protein sequence MNKKNLDSLRDGLVFGFCIGLLLLSGCQSLPTQQTAAPAPVVKPLPIPVASHEFSFDSARDDVVGTLQVVTAGKDDTLSDIARRFNLGYEEIVSANPGVDPWLPKAGTEIIIPTQFVLPDAPRQGIVINLAAMRLFYYPKTKPGKPQRVITHPVGIGRVEWKTPEGMTRVTSKIENPSWIPTPSIRREHAKNGDPLPAVVPPGPDNPMGTHVLKLDWPNYAIHGTDKPPSIGLRGSHGCLRMYPEDIVGIYRDVPVGTPIRIVNQPRLLGWRGNQLYLQAYPILEDDKRNHANLLKKSLTTVRATPKGKRDARRQAKVNQTLLTEVTRNPRAIAIPITQPEMTLHAYLDRAKLVQNTLPFNATWDGDMSRQLTANDVLEMANEESTRIR
- a CDS encoding 2-hydroxy-3-oxopropionate reductase; translated protein: MATIGFIGLGIMGKPMAGHLIKGGHRLFLHSRSGVPADLVELGGSALSSPKKVAQHADLIITMLPDTPDVEKVLFGEDGVIEGLQADPGRRRIIVDMSSISPLATREFAARLDALGHDYADAPVSGGDVGARNATLTIMVGASTAVFETIKPVLELMGKTVTHIGDVGAGQVCKVANQIVVSSAIEAVAEALLFASKAGVDPAKVRQALLGGFAASKALEVHGQRMIERRFEPGFRIELHHKDLNIALQSAAELGVSLPTTAAVRELFSACLAHGGATWDNSAIVKMLEKLANHEIQ
- a CDS encoding isoaspartyl peptidase/L-asparaginase; the protein is MTPQISNASIRLIIHGGAGAINRNRLTAEREQAYRQVLSESLNTGHAVLKAGGSSIDAVIAAIMVMEDSPLFNAGKGAVFSHEGHNELDASIMDGATRMAGAIAGVTTIRNPIRAAHAVMTQSKHVMLIGRGAEAFAAEHGLEIVDPAYFFTQHRWDQLQKAIAKEQVVRDHDMDSGTLLPDGDEKHGTVGAVALDRYGNLAAGTSTGGLTNKRYGRVGDSPIIGAGTYADNRSVAVSATGSGEMFIQTAAAFNTAAQVRLQQIPLAEAADRTLAEVAALGGDGGLIVLDAQGRFAMRFNTSGMFRGSIGNDGIARTGIFPDDVDY
- a CDS encoding FAD-binding protein; its protein translation is MSAQEFVNQLRSFLPPDAVLHETEDLKPYECDGLSAYRQLPMIVVLPQTEEQIVKVLQLCYAAKIPVVARGAGTGLSGGALPHAQGVLLSLAKLKQIVAIDPLARTARVQPGVRNLAISEAAAPYGLYYAPDPSSQIACSIGGNVAENSGGVHCLKYGLTVHNILKLRVLTIDGECLEIGGDSLDSAGYDLLALMTGSEGMLGIVTEITVKLIPKPEKAQLVMAAFDDVQKAGSAVANVIGAGIIPAGMEMMDKITIHAVEEFLHAGYDLNAEAILLCESDGSTEEVADEIRRIYAIMQQSGATNISTSNNEVERLKFWAGRKAAFPAAGRVSPDYYCMDGTIPRKRLADVLRGIEKLSQEYGLRCMNVFHAGDGNLHPLILYDANKPGELERTEEFGGKILEMCIHAGGTITGEHGVGMEKINQMCSQFGAGELAMFHAVKAAFDPAGLLNPGKAVPELHRCAELGAMHVHHGEQKFADLPRF